In Desulfovibrio litoralis DSM 11393, a genomic segment contains:
- the hpsH gene encoding (2S)-3-sulfopropanediol dehydratase activating enzyme, with product MLDKNQKGIVFNIQKFSVHDGKGIRTLVFLKGCPLKCKWCSNPESQKLAIEKAYNPMRCLSAEICGRCVQSCSFGTIQNIDGLLFNDFSKCQSCFKCANACPSGAQTVYGEEMTVDQVLRRVEEDGVFYSRSGGGLTLSGGEVLMQPEFVNALLREAKVRHINAVIETCGHYPYKRLAEACQYLQTLIYDIKSLSSEKHKEFTGVGNKLILENFKKVCEDFPNLKILVRTPVVPGFNNTQEDIIAIRNFLPKTPNISYELLEYHRMGEPKYSYLGRNYEMHGKALAPQEMETLKQLII from the coding sequence ATGTTAGATAAAAACCAAAAAGGTATTGTTTTTAACATACAAAAATTTTCAGTACACGATGGAAAAGGCATCAGAACTTTAGTTTTTTTAAAGGGTTGTCCGTTAAAATGTAAATGGTGTAGCAACCCAGAATCTCAAAAGCTAGCCATTGAAAAAGCTTATAACCCGATGCGTTGTTTAAGTGCTGAAATTTGTGGGCGTTGTGTACAATCTTGCTCATTTGGAACGATACAAAATATTGATGGTTTATTGTTTAATGACTTTTCTAAATGTCAGTCTTGTTTTAAGTGTGCCAATGCCTGCCCTTCTGGGGCCCAAACGGTGTATGGCGAAGAAATGACCGTTGATCAAGTATTACGCCGTGTTGAAGAAGATGGTGTGTTTTATTCTCGTTCTGGTGGAGGTTTAACTCTTAGTGGCGGTGAGGTGTTAATGCAACCAGAGTTTGTTAATGCGCTGTTGAGAGAAGCAAAAGTTCGCCATATCAATGCAGTAATAGAAACTTGTGGGCATTATCCCTACAAAAGACTCGCTGAAGCCTGCCAATATTTACAAACATTAATATATGACATTAAAAGTCTTTCTTCTGAAAAACATAAAGAATTTACAGGAGTTGGGAACAAGCTTATTTTAGAAAATTTTAAAAAAGTTTGCGAGGACTTTCCCAACTTAAAAATACTCGTGCGCACTCCTGTTGTACCTGGTTTTAATAATACTCAAGAAGATATTATTGCTATTCGCAACTTTTTACCTAAAACGCCAAATATTAGTTATGAATTGTTGGAATATCATAGAATGGGTGAACCAAAATATTCATATCTTGGGCGTAATTATGAAATGCACGGTAAAGCATTAGCACCTCAAGAGATGGAAACATTAAAACAATTAATTATATGA